A single window of Streptomyces aquilus DNA harbors:
- the efeU gene encoding iron uptake transporter permease EfeU, translating into MFSNYLIGLREGLEASLVVCILIAYLVKTERKDALRPVWTGIGVAVALALGFGCALEFGSQELTFEAQEALGGSLSILAVGLVTWMVFWMRRTARHLKAELHGKLDAALRMGTGALVATAFLAVGREGLETSLFVWTSVHAAGDGTPRPVIGAGLGIATAVVLGWLFYRGALKINLAKFFTWTGGMLVVVAAGVLAYGFHDLQEAGWLPGLTNRAFDISDTIPPDSWYGTLLKGILNFQPDPTVLQVTVWLLYLIPTLALFLAPVGFASGKGKVKIPDEQGSQPSKATSSSAD; encoded by the coding sequence GTGTTCTCCAACTACCTGATCGGTCTGCGCGAGGGCCTGGAGGCGTCCCTCGTCGTCTGCATCCTCATCGCCTACCTGGTGAAGACGGAGCGCAAGGACGCGCTGAGGCCCGTCTGGACCGGCATCGGCGTCGCCGTCGCGCTCGCGCTCGGTTTCGGCTGCGCGCTCGAATTCGGCTCCCAGGAGCTGACGTTCGAGGCGCAGGAGGCGCTCGGCGGCTCCCTGTCGATCCTCGCGGTCGGCCTGGTGACGTGGATGGTCTTCTGGATGCGGCGCACCGCCCGGCACTTGAAGGCGGAGTTGCACGGAAAGCTGGACGCCGCCCTCCGGATGGGCACCGGCGCACTGGTCGCCACCGCGTTCCTCGCCGTCGGCCGGGAGGGCCTGGAGACGTCCCTGTTCGTGTGGACGTCGGTACACGCGGCCGGTGACGGCACCCCGCGTCCGGTCATCGGCGCCGGGCTCGGCATCGCCACGGCGGTCGTGCTGGGCTGGCTGTTCTACCGGGGCGCGCTGAAGATCAACCTCGCCAAGTTCTTCACCTGGACCGGCGGCATGCTGGTCGTCGTGGCCGCGGGTGTGCTGGCGTACGGCTTCCACGACCTCCAGGAGGCCGGCTGGCTGCCGGGGCTCACGAACCGGGCCTTCGACATCAGCGACACCATCCCGCCGGACAGCTGGTACGGCACCCTGCTCAAGGGCATCCTCAACTTCCAGCCGGACCCGACGGTCCTCCAGGTCACGGTGTGGCTGCTGTACTTGATCCCGACGCTCGCCCTGTTCCTCGCCCCGGTAGGGTTCGCCTCCGGGAAGGGGAAGGTGAAGATACCCGATGAGCAGGGATCGCAGCCCTCGAAGGCTACGTCTTCTTCGGCGGATTGA
- the map gene encoding type I methionyl aminopeptidase yields MSGQSLLVPGELSPTRSVPGNIRRPEYVGKPAPTPYTGPEVQTPETIEAMRIAGRVAARAMAEAAKKIAPGVTTDELDKVAHEYMCDHGAYPSTLGYRGFPKSLCTSVNEVICHGIPDSTVLKDGDIVNLDVTAYIGGVHGDNNATYLVGEVDEESRLLVERTRESLDRAIKAVKPGRQINIIGRVIESYAKRFGYGVVRDFTGHGINSSFHSGLIIPHYDSPHATTVIQPGMTFTIEPMLTLGTHDYDMWDDGWTVVTKDRKRTAQFEHTLVVTESGAEILTLP; encoded by the coding sequence ATGTCTGGCCAGTCGCTGCTCGTCCCAGGGGAGCTGTCCCCCACCCGTTCCGTGCCCGGAAACATCCGTCGCCCCGAGTACGTCGGCAAGCCCGCGCCGACGCCGTACACCGGTCCGGAGGTGCAGACGCCCGAGACGATCGAGGCGATGCGGATCGCCGGCCGTGTCGCGGCCCGGGCGATGGCCGAGGCGGCCAAGAAGATCGCACCCGGTGTCACGACCGACGAACTGGACAAGGTGGCGCACGAGTACATGTGCGACCACGGCGCCTACCCCTCGACGCTCGGCTACCGCGGCTTCCCCAAGTCGCTGTGCACGAGCGTCAACGAGGTGATCTGCCACGGCATCCCGGACTCGACGGTCCTCAAGGACGGCGACATCGTCAACCTCGACGTGACGGCGTACATCGGCGGGGTGCACGGCGACAACAACGCCACCTATCTGGTCGGGGAGGTCGACGAGGAGAGCCGCCTGCTGGTGGAGCGGACGCGCGAGTCCCTCGACCGCGCGATCAAGGCGGTCAAGCCGGGCCGCCAGATCAACATCATCGGCCGGGTCATCGAGTCGTACGCCAAGCGCTTCGGCTACGGCGTCGTCCGTGACTTCACCGGGCACGGCATCAACTCGTCCTTCCACAGCGGCCTGATCATCCCGCACTACGACAGCCCGCACGCGACGACGGTCATCCAGCCCGGCATGACGTTCACGATCGAGCCGATGCTGACGCTGGGCACCCACGACTACGACATGTGGGACGACGGCTGGACAGTCGTCACGAAGGACCGCAAGCGGACGGCACAGTTCGAGCACACGCTGGTGGTGACGGAGAGCGGCGCCGAGATCCTGACGCTGCCGTAG
- a CDS encoding heme oxygenase (biliverdin-producing) — MDSFSTVIRTASHEQHVEAETSTFMSDLLGGRLGVDAYARYTEQLWFVYEALESGADRLASDPVAGPFIQPELYRLAALERDLEHLRGPGWRTGLSALPATRAYADRVRECAERWPAGYIAHHYTRYLGDLSGGQLIRDKAERTWGFARKGDGVRFYVFEGIANPAAFKRGYRALLDAVRADDLEKQRIVAECRRAFALNTAVFRALGEEFPLSA, encoded by the coding sequence ATGGACTCCTTCTCGACAGTCATCCGCACCGCGTCCCACGAACAGCACGTCGAAGCGGAGACCTCGACGTTCATGAGCGACCTGCTCGGCGGCCGGCTGGGCGTCGACGCGTACGCGCGCTACACCGAGCAACTGTGGTTCGTGTACGAGGCACTGGAGTCCGGCGCGGACCGGCTGGCGTCGGACCCGGTGGCCGGGCCCTTCATCCAGCCGGAGCTGTACCGGCTGGCCGCGCTGGAGCGGGACCTGGAGCATCTGCGGGGCCCCGGATGGCGTACGGGACTGTCGGCGCTGCCCGCCACCCGGGCGTACGCGGACCGGGTGCGCGAGTGCGCCGAGCGCTGGCCCGCGGGATACATCGCCCACCACTACACGCGCTACCTCGGCGACCTGTCCGGCGGCCAGCTCATCCGCGACAAGGCGGAGCGGACGTGGGGCTTCGCGCGCAAGGGCGACGGCGTGCGGTTCTACGTGTTCGAGGGGATCGCCAACCCGGCCGCGTTCAAGCGGGGTTACCGCGCACTGCTGGACGCGGTCCGGGCGGACGACCTGGAGAAGCAGCGGATCGTGGCGGAGTGCAGGCGGGCGTTCGCGCTGAACACGGCGGTGTTCCGGGCGCTGGGCGAGGAATTCCCGCTCAGCGCCTGA
- a CDS encoding bifunctional DNA primase/polymerase yields MSQEFGGRTGLQGKLTQWLRGRRPKEAADDGGREALLLAAAGAGLPLAPAAHPAPGYRCSCDRVGCPTPARHPVSFAWQTQSTTDRGQIERWARHQPQANFITATGMVHDVLDVPLDAGLEAMERLLASGIEVGPVAESSDGRLLFFTLTRGTPEDEDEWWPCELDCHPETMDEHPGLRWHCRGSYVLVPPAQLPGEGQSVHWVRGLEHPLPDPLSLLEVLTDACARYAGAEPDHASAAWPLRG; encoded by the coding sequence ATGAGCCAGGAGTTCGGCGGCCGGACCGGCCTTCAGGGCAAACTCACCCAGTGGCTGCGCGGACGCCGCCCCAAGGAGGCCGCCGACGACGGCGGCCGTGAGGCCCTGCTGCTGGCCGCCGCCGGAGCGGGACTGCCGCTCGCGCCCGCCGCGCACCCGGCTCCCGGCTACCGCTGCTCCTGCGACCGGGTCGGCTGTCCCACCCCCGCCCGGCACCCCGTCTCCTTCGCGTGGCAGACGCAGTCCACCACCGACCGCGGCCAGATCGAGCGCTGGGCCCGGCATCAGCCGCAGGCCAACTTCATCACCGCCACCGGCATGGTCCACGACGTCCTGGACGTCCCCCTGGACGCGGGCCTGGAGGCCATGGAGCGGCTGCTCGCCTCCGGCATCGAGGTCGGGCCGGTCGCCGAGAGCAGCGACGGCCGCCTCCTGTTCTTCACCCTCACCCGCGGTACCCCCGAGGACGAGGACGAGTGGTGGCCGTGCGAGCTGGACTGCCACCCCGAGACCATGGACGAGCACCCCGGACTGCGCTGGCACTGCCGGGGGTCGTACGTCCTCGTACCGCCCGCGCAACTGCCGGGTGAGGGCCAGTCCGTGCACTGGGTCCGCGGCCTCGAACACCCGCTGCCCGACCCGCTGAGCCTCCTCGAGGTCCTCACCGACGCCTGCGCCCGCTACGCCGGCGCGGAGCCCGACCACGCCTCCGCGGCCTGGCCCCTGCGCGGCTGA
- the npdG gene encoding NADPH-dependent F420 reductase, with protein MTSTDSAAQTPAKAPAKDPWDLPDVSGLVVGVLGGTGPQGKGLAYRLAKAGQKVIIGSRAADRAQAAAAELGHGVEGADNAETARRSDIVIVAVPWDGHGKTLESLREELAGKLVVDCVNPLGFDKKGAYALKPEEGSAAEQAAALLPDSRVAAAFHHLSAVLLQDPEIDEIDTDVMVLGEERADVEIVQALAGRIPGMRGVFAGRLRNAHQVESLVANLISVNRRYKAHAGLRVTDV; from the coding sequence ATGACCTCTACGGACAGTGCTGCTCAGACCCCCGCGAAGGCGCCCGCCAAGGACCCCTGGGACCTCCCCGACGTCTCCGGACTGGTCGTCGGCGTGCTCGGCGGGACCGGCCCCCAGGGCAAGGGCCTCGCCTACCGGCTCGCCAAGGCCGGCCAGAAGGTGATCATCGGCTCGCGGGCCGCCGACCGCGCGCAGGCCGCCGCCGCCGAGCTCGGGCACGGGGTCGAGGGCGCCGACAACGCCGAGACCGCGCGGCGCAGCGACATCGTGATCGTCGCCGTGCCGTGGGACGGGCACGGCAAGACGCTGGAGTCGCTGCGCGAGGAACTCGCCGGGAAGCTGGTCGTCGACTGCGTCAACCCGCTCGGCTTCGACAAGAAGGGCGCCTACGCCCTCAAGCCCGAGGAGGGCAGCGCCGCCGAGCAGGCCGCCGCCCTGCTGCCCGACTCCCGGGTCGCCGCCGCCTTCCACCACCTGTCGGCCGTCCTGCTCCAGGACCCGGAGATCGACGAGATCGACACCGACGTCATGGTGCTGGGCGAGGAGCGCGCCGACGTCGAGATCGTCCAGGCCCTCGCCGGCCGCATCCCCGGCATGCGCGGCGTCTTCGCGGGCCGGCTGCGCAACGCCCACCAGGTCGAGTCGCTGGTCGCCAACCTGATCTCCGTGAACCGCCGCTACAAGGCACACGCGGGACTGCGCGTCACGGACGTGTGA
- the efeO gene encoding iron uptake system protein EfeO has protein sequence MRAVRLSAVTATATVAALTALTGCTEKGGDASSDRVINVTATDSKCEVSTKEFPAGHVELAIENKGSKVTEVYLLFPDDRIVTERENIGAGTKQRVTAEVKAGDYTIACKPGMKGDGIRQDVKATGGTAAKRDPRLDKAVAAYRTYVQEQADATLPLAETFAKAVKDGDLKAAQKAYAPSRIGWERTEPVAESFGDIDPKVDVREDGLEEGQDPAKDWTGWHRLEKSLWKDKKLTARESELADQLITDLKNWQTRVGKANITPTSMANGAKELLDEVATGKVTGEEERYSHTDLVDFKANVEGAEKSYELLKAVAKENDPALVTELDKQFAAIDTLLDKYRADKTSYDFTSYDKVGDADRKELSDAVNALAEPLSKLAAAVVVK, from the coding sequence ATGCGAGCCGTCCGTCTGTCCGCCGTCACCGCCACCGCCACCGTGGCGGCTCTGACCGCCCTCACCGGATGCACCGAGAAGGGCGGCGACGCGAGCAGTGATCGGGTGATCAACGTGACCGCCACCGACAGCAAGTGCGAGGTGTCCACCAAGGAGTTCCCGGCCGGGCACGTCGAGCTCGCCATCGAGAACAAGGGCTCCAAGGTCACCGAGGTCTACCTCCTCTTCCCCGACGACCGCATCGTCACCGAGCGGGAGAACATCGGCGCCGGCACCAAGCAGCGCGTCACCGCCGAGGTGAAGGCCGGCGACTACACCATCGCCTGCAAGCCCGGCATGAAGGGCGACGGCATCCGCCAGGACGTCAAGGCCACCGGCGGCACCGCCGCCAAGCGCGACCCGCGCCTCGACAAGGCCGTCGCCGCCTACCGCACCTATGTGCAGGAGCAGGCCGACGCGACCCTGCCGCTCGCCGAGACCTTCGCCAAGGCGGTCAAGGACGGCGACCTCAAGGCGGCCCAGAAGGCCTACGCCCCCTCCCGGATCGGCTGGGAGCGCACCGAGCCGGTCGCCGAGTCGTTCGGTGACATCGACCCCAAGGTCGACGTCCGTGAGGACGGCCTGGAGGAGGGGCAGGACCCGGCGAAGGACTGGACCGGCTGGCACCGGCTGGAGAAGTCCCTCTGGAAGGACAAGAAGCTCACCGCGCGCGAGTCCGAGCTCGCCGACCAGCTGATCACCGACCTCAAGAACTGGCAGACGCGGGTCGGCAAGGCGAACATCACCCCGACCTCCATGGCCAACGGCGCCAAGGAGCTCCTCGACGAGGTCGCCACCGGCAAGGTCACCGGCGAGGAGGAGCGCTACTCGCACACCGACCTCGTCGACTTCAAGGCCAATGTCGAGGGCGCCGAGAAGTCGTACGAGCTGCTGAAGGCCGTCGCCAAGGAGAACGACCCCGCCCTGGTGACCGAGCTGGACAAGCAGTTCGCCGCGATCGACACGCTGCTCGACAAGTACCGGGCCGACAAGACGTCGTACGACTTCACCTCGTACGACAAGGTCGGCGACGCCGACCGCAAGGAGCTGTCGGACGCGGTGAACGCGCTCGCGGAGCCGCTGTCCAAGCTCGCCGCCGCCGTCGTCGTGAAGTGA
- a CDS encoding PhzF family phenazine biosynthesis protein codes for MTDYDVLRVFCAPNGGYGNELGVVREGSVMPGRDERQAFAGKLGFSETVFVDDPERGVIDIYTPTLRLPFAGHPCVGTAWLLDVPELVTPAGPVGARLDGEFSWIEARAEWVPPRTLRQYASAAEVDDLPVPPKGEWIYAWAWEDEPAGRVRARAFPGRDDGVDEDEATGAAAILLTDLLGRALNITQGAGSQILTAPQPYGWVEIGGRVVLEREPER; via the coding sequence GTGACTGACTACGACGTCCTCCGCGTCTTCTGTGCGCCCAACGGCGGATACGGCAACGAACTCGGCGTCGTCCGTGAGGGCTCCGTGATGCCCGGCAGGGACGAACGCCAGGCGTTCGCGGGCAAGCTCGGCTTCAGTGAGACCGTGTTCGTCGACGACCCCGAGCGCGGCGTCATCGACATCTACACCCCCACCCTGCGCCTGCCCTTCGCCGGCCACCCCTGCGTCGGCACGGCCTGGCTGCTGGACGTGCCCGAACTGGTCACGCCCGCGGGGCCCGTCGGCGCCCGGCTGGACGGGGAGTTCAGCTGGATCGAGGCGCGGGCGGAGTGGGTCCCGCCGCGCACACTGCGCCAGTACGCCTCCGCCGCCGAGGTCGACGATCTCCCCGTACCGCCCAAGGGGGAGTGGATCTACGCCTGGGCCTGGGAGGACGAACCCGCCGGCCGGGTCAGGGCCCGTGCCTTCCCCGGCCGCGACGACGGCGTCGACGAGGACGAGGCGACGGGCGCCGCGGCGATCCTGCTCACCGACCTGCTCGGCCGCGCCCTGAACATCACCCAGGGCGCGGGCTCCCAGATCCTCACCGCTCCGCAGCCCTACGGCTGGGTGGAGATCGGCGGCCGGGTGGTGCTGGAGCGCGAGCCCGAGCGGTAG
- a CDS encoding small ribosomal subunit Rsm22 family protein, whose amino-acid sequence MNVPVPPAESLRATLAGLLDGLPPRQAAQAVERLIATYRGATPTDAPILRDRADVAAYAAYRMPATFEAVRSALAEFAAAAPDWSPQSHVDVGGGTGAATWAVTATWDGTRPVTVLDWAEPALALGREIAAANPALGAATWQRSRIGAALTIESTDLVTVSYVLNELTPADRTALVDAAATAAQAVVIVEAGTPAGYARVIEARDRLIAAGFHVAAPCPHSARCPIVPGEDWCHFSARVSRSSLHRKVKGGSLAYEDEKFSYVAATRFPVTPAAARAVRRPQIRKGQVLLDLCEPDERLTRTTVTKRHGDLYKAARDADWGDAWPPRTP is encoded by the coding sequence GTGAACGTCCCCGTACCCCCGGCCGAGTCCCTCCGCGCCACCCTCGCCGGTCTCCTCGACGGTCTCCCGCCCCGGCAGGCCGCCCAGGCCGTGGAGCGGCTGATCGCCACCTACCGCGGGGCCACCCCGACCGACGCCCCGATCCTCCGTGACCGCGCGGACGTCGCCGCGTACGCCGCCTACCGGATGCCCGCCACCTTCGAGGCCGTGCGGTCGGCCCTGGCGGAGTTCGCGGCGGCCGCCCCCGACTGGTCCCCGCAGAGCCACGTCGACGTCGGCGGCGGCACCGGCGCCGCGACCTGGGCCGTCACCGCCACCTGGGACGGCACCCGCCCGGTCACCGTCCTCGACTGGGCGGAACCCGCGCTGGCCCTGGGCCGCGAGATCGCCGCCGCCAACCCCGCGCTCGGCGCGGCGACATGGCAGCGCTCCCGTATCGGAGCGGCGCTCACCATCGAGAGCACCGATCTCGTCACCGTCTCCTACGTCCTCAACGAACTCACCCCCGCCGACCGCACCGCCCTCGTCGACGCCGCCGCGACCGCCGCGCAGGCCGTGGTGATCGTCGAGGCCGGCACCCCGGCCGGCTACGCCCGCGTGATCGAGGCCAGGGACCGGCTCATCGCCGCCGGCTTCCACGTCGCCGCCCCCTGCCCGCACAGTGCCCGCTGCCCGATCGTCCCCGGCGAGGACTGGTGCCACTTCTCCGCCCGGGTCAGCCGCTCCTCCCTGCACCGCAAGGTCAAGGGCGGCTCCCTCGCCTACGAGGACGAGAAGTTCAGCTACGTCGCCGCCACCCGCTTCCCCGTCACCCCGGCCGCCGCCCGTGCCGTCCGCCGTCCCCAGATCCGCAAGGGCCAGGTCCTCCTCGACCTGTGCGAGCCGGACGAGCGCCTGACCCGGACGACGGTCACCAAACGCCACGGCGACCTGTACAAGGCCGCACGCGACGCGGACTGGGGCGACGCATGGCCGCCCCGGACACCGTGA
- a CDS encoding MFS transporter → MTDTDTDADPAPSRLRSVLPDLAPWRASADFRRLWVSGLVSYFGSFLTFVALPVQIKELTGSAAAVGAIGAVELVPLIVFGLYGGALADALDKRGLIIWTEAGQGLLSAVLLLNALLPRPAVWPLYAVAAVSSALTSVQRPALDSLWPRIVAHEHLPAAASLNTFRWTVGGVAGPALAGVVVAYAGLGWAYAADLATFVVSVALMIPIAASPAAHEAAKPSLKAIAEGARYAWGRKELLGTYAVDVVAMLLAMPLAVLPFLADELDAEWALGLMYATVPLGAMLVSVTSGWTARVHRHGRMVVLSAALWGVAIAAAGVVGNVWLVLLFLTVAGGCDMVSGIFRGVMWNQTIPDELRGRLAGIELLSYSVGPTLGQVRSGGFAAWWGVRASVWSGGLLCAGAVGLLALCLPKLMTYDARTDDHAARVRAQRETAARVSPAEA, encoded by the coding sequence GTGACCGACACCGACACCGACGCCGATCCGGCGCCCTCCCGCCTGCGTTCCGTCCTCCCCGACCTCGCTCCCTGGCGGGCGTCGGCCGACTTCCGGCGGCTGTGGGTGTCGGGGCTGGTCTCGTACTTCGGCAGCTTTCTGACGTTCGTCGCGCTGCCGGTGCAGATCAAGGAGCTGACGGGGTCGGCGGCGGCGGTCGGGGCCATCGGCGCGGTGGAACTCGTCCCGCTGATCGTTTTCGGGCTGTACGGCGGTGCCCTCGCCGACGCGCTCGACAAGCGCGGCCTGATCATCTGGACGGAGGCCGGGCAGGGCCTGCTGAGCGCGGTGCTGCTGCTCAACGCGCTGCTGCCGCGGCCCGCCGTGTGGCCGCTGTATGCCGTGGCCGCCGTCTCCTCGGCGCTGACGTCGGTGCAGCGGCCCGCGCTCGACTCGCTGTGGCCGCGGATCGTGGCCCATGAGCATCTGCCGGCCGCGGCCTCCCTCAACACCTTCCGCTGGACGGTCGGCGGGGTCGCGGGCCCGGCGCTGGCGGGTGTGGTCGTCGCGTACGCGGGCCTCGGCTGGGCCTACGCCGCCGACCTGGCGACCTTCGTGGTCTCCGTGGCCCTGATGATCCCGATCGCGGCCTCCCCCGCCGCGCACGAGGCGGCGAAGCCGTCGCTGAAGGCGATCGCCGAGGGGGCCAGGTACGCGTGGGGCCGCAAGGAGTTGCTCGGCACCTATGCCGTCGACGTGGTCGCGATGCTGCTGGCGATGCCGCTGGCCGTACTGCCGTTCCTCGCGGACGAGCTGGACGCCGAGTGGGCGCTGGGCCTGATGTACGCGACGGTGCCGCTGGGCGCGATGCTGGTGAGCGTGACGAGCGGCTGGACGGCGCGCGTCCACCGGCACGGCCGGATGGTCGTGCTGTCGGCGGCGCTGTGGGGCGTGGCGATCGCGGCGGCCGGCGTCGTGGGGAACGTATGGCTGGTGCTGCTGTTCCTGACCGTGGCCGGGGGGTGCGACATGGTCAGCGGGATCTTCCGCGGGGTGATGTGGAACCAGACGATCCCGGACGAGCTGCGGGGCCGGCTCGCCGGGATCGAGCTGTTGTCCTACTCGGTCGGCCCGACCCTCGGCCAGGTCAGGTCGGGCGGTTTCGCCGCCTGGTGGGGGGTGCGGGCGTCGGTGTGGTCGGGCGGGCTGCTGTGCGCGGGCGCGGTGGGACTGCTGGCCCTGTGCCTGCCGAAGCTGATGACGTACGACGCCCGCACCGACGACCACGCGGCGCGGGTACGGGCCCAGCGCGAGACCGCCGCACGGGTGAGCCCCGCCGAGGCCTGA
- the efeB gene encoding iron uptake transporter deferrochelatase/peroxidase subunit gives MSENPQTDNSPAPSRRSLIGWGGAGLALGAVAAGGAVAMTRGGDDVDTVAAEAGAAIEFHGPHQAGISTPVQDRLHFAAFDVKTEDRAEFVQMLKDWTAAARRMTGGQAVGDGAFGGLAEAPPDDTGEAVGLKPSRLTLTIGFGPSLFQKFGLADQQPDALVELPHFAGDALDRNRSGGDLCVQACADDPQVAVHAIRNLARIGFGKVVIKWSQLGFGKTSSTTPEEQTPRNLMGFKDGTRNIAGTETDRLKKFVWVDEKAGPDWMVGGSYLVARRIRMHIETWDRTSLQEQEDIFGRDKGEGAPVGKAKERDEPFLKAMKPDAHVRLAHPTANHGSTILRRGYSFTDGTDGLGRLEAGLFFLAYQKDVREGFIRIQRNLATDALNEYIQHVGSAVFAVPPGVRDKDDWWGRTLFSKEA, from the coding sequence ATGAGCGAGAACCCGCAGACCGACAACTCACCGGCCCCGTCCCGGCGTTCGCTCATCGGCTGGGGCGGTGCCGGGCTCGCGCTCGGTGCCGTCGCGGCCGGTGGCGCGGTCGCGATGACCCGTGGCGGCGACGACGTCGACACCGTCGCCGCCGAGGCGGGCGCCGCGATCGAGTTCCACGGCCCCCATCAGGCCGGTATCTCCACGCCGGTGCAGGACCGGCTGCACTTCGCCGCGTTCGACGTGAAGACCGAGGACCGCGCCGAGTTCGTGCAGATGCTGAAGGACTGGACGGCCGCGGCCCGCCGGATGACCGGTGGACAGGCCGTCGGGGACGGGGCCTTCGGCGGGCTGGCGGAGGCCCCGCCGGACGACACCGGCGAGGCCGTGGGGCTCAAGCCGTCACGGCTGACGCTCACCATCGGGTTCGGGCCCTCGCTGTTCCAGAAGTTCGGCCTCGCGGACCAACAGCCCGACGCGCTCGTCGAGTTGCCGCACTTCGCCGGGGACGCCCTGGACAGGAACCGCAGCGGCGGCGACCTGTGCGTCCAGGCCTGCGCCGACGATCCGCAGGTCGCCGTGCACGCGATCCGCAACCTCGCCCGCATCGGCTTCGGCAAGGTCGTCATCAAGTGGTCGCAGCTCGGCTTCGGCAAGACGTCGTCGACCACGCCCGAGGAGCAGACCCCGCGCAACCTCATGGGCTTCAAGGACGGCACCCGCAACATCGCGGGCACGGAGACGGACCGTCTGAAGAAGTTCGTGTGGGTCGACGAGAAGGCCGGGCCGGACTGGATGGTCGGCGGGTCCTATCTCGTCGCCCGGCGCATCCGGATGCACATCGAGACCTGGGACCGCACCTCCTTGCAGGAGCAGGAGGACATCTTCGGCCGTGACAAGGGCGAGGGCGCCCCGGTCGGCAAGGCCAAGGAACGCGACGAGCCGTTCCTGAAGGCGATGAAGCCCGACGCGCACGTCCGGCTCGCGCACCCGACCGCCAACCACGGGTCGACGATCCTGCGCCGCGGCTACTCCTTCACCGACGGCACGGACGGCCTCGGCCGTCTGGAGGCGGGCCTGTTCTTCCTGGCGTACCAGAAGGACGTCCGCGAGGGCTTCATCCGCATCCAGCGCAATCTGGCCACGGACGCCCTCAACGAGTACATCCAGCACGTGGGTTCGGCGGTCTTCGCCGTCCCGCCCGGCGTCCGGGACAAGGACGACTGGTGGGGCCGGACGCTGTTCTCCAAGGAGGCGTGA
- a CDS encoding TetR/AcrR family transcriptional regulator, which produces MPKQRPPAPDSSRRSEKSRRAIYDAALALVVEVGYPKTTIEGIAARAGVGKQTIYRWWSSKADVLLEAFLDLFAQASREAGEEPYVIPDTGDLAADIKAVLRATVDQLKDPRYAAPSRALAAEGLVDEELGRRCAATLMEPSLQLYADRLRAAQRAGEVRPDIDPRIALEFFISPLAQRWLQHTGPISYEYTDTLVDYALHGLAPR; this is translated from the coding sequence ATGCCCAAGCAGCGACCCCCTGCCCCCGACTCCAGCCGCCGCAGCGAGAAGTCCCGCCGCGCCATCTACGACGCCGCCCTCGCGCTCGTCGTCGAGGTCGGCTACCCCAAGACCACCATCGAGGGCATCGCCGCCCGCGCCGGCGTCGGCAAGCAGACGATCTACCGGTGGTGGTCGTCGAAGGCGGACGTCCTCCTGGAGGCGTTCCTGGACCTCTTCGCCCAGGCGTCGCGGGAGGCGGGCGAGGAGCCGTACGTCATCCCGGACACCGGTGACCTCGCCGCCGACATCAAGGCCGTGCTGCGGGCCACCGTCGACCAGCTCAAGGACCCCCGGTACGCGGCGCCGTCACGGGCCCTGGCGGCCGAAGGGCTGGTCGACGAGGAACTCGGCCGCAGGTGCGCGGCCACACTCATGGAGCCGTCCCTCCAGCTCTACGCCGACCGGCTGCGCGCCGCGCAGCGAGCCGGTGAGGTGCGCCCGGACATCGACCCGCGCATCGCCCTGGAGTTCTTCATCTCCCCGCTGGCCCAGCGCTGGCTCCAGCACACCGGCCCGATCTCGTACGAGTACACCGACACCCTCGTCGACTACGCCCTCCACGGCCTCGCGCCCCGCTGA